Genomic DNA from Inediibacterium massiliense:
GAGAAGCTACAATGGAAGACTTAGATGCTTTAAAGGAGCTTGCTTATATGATCAAAGATGGATCCCTTTGTGGTTTAGGTCAAACTGCTCCCAATCCAATCTTAAGCACTATGAAATACTTCTTTGATGAATATAGATCTCATATAGAAGATAAAGTTTGTCCTACTGGAGAATGCAAAAAGCTTTCTAGTCCTAAAAATGAGGAGGTGAAAATATGAATGAAGAAAAAATGATTCATATTAGTATAAACGATATGCCATTAGAAGTAAAAGAAGGAATTACAATTCTTGAAGCTGCTCATAAAGCAGGAGTAAAGATCCCTACTTTATGTCATCTAGATTTACACGATTTAAAGCTTGCCAATAAAGTGGCCTCTTGCAGAGTATGTACTGTGGAGTTAATCGGAAAAAATTCTTTAGTGCCAGCTTGTGTTACAAAGGTATCAGAAGGAATGGTCATTCATACAGATTCTATTCGAGCTATCAAAACAAGAAGAATGGCAGTAGAACTTTTATTGTCAAACCATCCTAATGAATGTTTTACATGTCCTAAAAATTTAGAATGTGAATTACAGTCTTTGGCAAAAGAACTTGGAGTACGGGAAATAAAATGGCTTGGAGAAAGAAAAAAATTTGAAAAAGATTTATCTAGCGATGCCATCGTGAAAGATCCTAATAAATGTATTATGTGTAGAAGATGCGAAACCATGTGTAACGAAGTCCAAACATGTGGAATATTATCTGCTATTGGTCGTGGCTTTAAAGCATTTGTAGGTCCTGCCTTTGATATTCCTATGGCAGAATCTTCTTGTACTTATTGTGGACAGTGTGTATCTGTATGTCCTACAGCTGCTTTAACAGAAGTAAACCATACAGACAAAGTATGGAAAGCTTTAGCTGATCCTGATAAACATGTAGTGGTACAGACTGCTCCTGCTATCCGAGTAGCCATTGGAGAATTATTTGGAATGGATGCTGGAACCATTGCCACAGGAAAAATGGTTACAGCCCTTAAAAGAATGAATTTTGATGCTGTATTTGATACGGATTTTGGAGCTGATCTTACCATTATGGAAGAAGCAACAGAATTTATGCATAGGATGGAGCATGGTGGAACCCTACCTATGCTTACAAGCTGCTGTCCTGCTTGGGTAAAATTTATCGAACATCAATTTCCTGAGTTATTAGATGTTCCTTCTACTTGTAGATCTCCTCATATTATGTTTGGAACCATCGCAAAAACCTACTATGCACAAAAGCACAATCTAGATCCTAAAAATATAGTAGTCGTATCTGTCATGCCTTGTATCGCCAAAAAAGCTGAAGCAAAAAGGCCAGAACTTACTAAGGATTATCAAACAGATGTAGATATTGTCATTACTACCAGAGAACTAGGAGCCATGATTAAAGAAGCTGGAATTGATTTTAAGAATCTTCCAGATAGTGAATTTGACCACCCATTAGGAGAAACAACAGGCGCATCTGTCATATTTGGAACAACAGGAGGCGTCATAGAAGCTGCTATGCGTACAGCTTATGAATGGATTACAGGAGAAGAATTAAAAGAAGTTGAGTTTACTCAATTAAGAGGTATGGAAGGCATACGAGAAGCTACTGTAAAAATAAAAGATAAAGACGTACGAATAGGCATCGCTCATGGTCTTGGAAATGCTCGTATTATCCTCGAAAAAATAAGAGATGGAAAATCTCCTTATGATGCCATTGAAATTATGGCTTGTCCTGGAGGATGTATTGGTGGAGGAGGACAACCTTTCCATCATGGAAATGATGAAATCGTAAGGAAAAGACAACAAGCCATCTATGAAGAAGATCGAAATAAAAAAATAAGAAAATCTCATGAAAACACTGAAGTATTAAGGCTGTACAAAGAATTTTTAGGAGAACCTTATGGAGAAAAAGCCCATAAGCTTCTCCACACCCATTATGAAAAGAAAGATAGAATATAATCATTGTATAAGTCTTAGTATATACTATACTAAGACTTATACAACTAAAAATACTAAAAGACTTGCTAAAAGAATAGCTACAATAAACACAGCATACCTTAAACTATTTACACTTTTACCTATTTCTTCTATAACTTCTTGTAAACTTTTGAATTCAAATTTCATATCTTTTATTATATATTGGATAGAAAATCTCCTTATTTTTTGTTTCTTATATTTTTTAGGTTGGATTTGTATTCCACTAATAGACTGAATGACTCCTTGTGTCAAATACACAAAGTCTACTACAATTCTATCTATAAAGTGAAATATAGCCGAAGTAAAACGAAATGTATAAACAAGTACAGGTTTATATAAATCTCTTTCAAGATTAAACCAATTTAAAGATGGATTGATATAAATTTTTTCTCCCTCTACTTCTTTTCTTAAAACTTTTTGTACAAATATGATATATATAAGTACCCCTATAAAAATCGTTTTGATAGAAGATATAATATAAGCAGGTTTGTAAAAATGAATGGGTGTATATTTTGATGTACCAAATATATATATAGCTTTCTGAAGAATAGGAGAAATACTATTAGGGAAAATCCCTATATAAACAATCACCCCTGCTAATGTGGCCATAGGAAAAATAGCTCTTTTTTTCACAAGGTGTTTAAGTTGTCCATTGTATTGTTCATTTTTTTCAACAAATACAGTTATAAATATTTTAAGAAGATATGCTACTGTAAAACTACTACTTAAAGTAAATATGATCTCTGCTATGGTAAACCATATATTGTGATACATATGATGAGCCACTCCTAGTGCTTCATGTAAAATAGTTTTACTAATAAATCCATTGAACCCTGGCATGCCTATAATAGCCAAAAGCCCAATGAAAAATACAGCCTTTAATTTTGTTTTATTTTTTCCAAAGCCTTTAATTTTATTGATACTTAATTCATGTAATACCATATAAATAATCCCTGCCCCCATAAATAAAAGTACTTTAAATATGGCATGATTAACAATATGATATAGTGTACCATAAATAGCTACACTTTTATGATCCTTTAAAAGTCCATACAGTCCTATTCCTACTAAAATATATCCTGCTTGACTCATGCTACTATAGGCAAGGATTCTTTTAATATTTCTTTGGAAAAGAGCCAAAAACCCTCCTAAGAACATATTCACAAGACCTAATACAAATAAAATGGTAGATAAAGTTTCATCGATCTCTATCATCCATACGGTTACAATAATCCCAAATATTCCTGTTTTGATTAGAATTCCTGACAAAATAGCACTTGCTGGGGTAGGTGCTGCCGGATGTGCCTTTGGAAGCCATACATGAAGAGGAAACATACTTGCCTTTGTTCCAAATCCAATAATCATAAGACCACTAATTAAATACTGTATATTCCCTATTTTTTTCATTTTCATTCCTAATTCACTAATATTTAAAGTTCCTGTATAGTCATACAAAATAAATAATCCCATTAAAAGTACAAGACCTGCTCCTATAGCCATAGCTAAATAAGATTTTCCTGCTTCATGGGCATATTGATCTTCGTCATGAATGATAAGTGCATAGGAAGTAAAAGACATGATCTCGAAAAAAGCAAATAAATTTAAAATATTTTCGGAAATAAAAATTCCTATGGTGCTAAATAAAGTAAGCATGAAAAACGAATAATATCTATTTCTTTTTTTATAATGAATCAAATATTGAGTAGAATACATAGTTGTCAAAACCCATATAAAAGTAGTAATAAAAACAAATATATATCGAAATGCATCTAATCTTAAAGATAGTCCTGTTCCCATAATATCTGGTATGAAAAGTAAAATAGGTTCTTTCATCACTCTTTTATAAAGAAAAAGTACGATCAAAAATTCCAAAGCCGTCATTAATATGTTGAAAAGATCTCTATACGTTTCATTTTTTCTTCCTATAAGCCACCCAAATATAGCCCCTATGAATGGGATGACTAAAATGAGTATCAAAGCTGTTTGATCAAACAAAATCATCCTCCTCTCTTTAAAAAACAAGTACCATTAAAAGGATTGCTAATATCACCGCAACTATAAACAAAGCATACATCAAACTATTCATTCCTTCATACATATGACTTACTACTTGAGATACAGTCTTTGTTGGAATATCTATAGAAATATTTTTATTGCCTTTACTTAACTCTATCCCACTTAATCTTTTTATTTTTCCTCCCATATAATATACTAAATTTAAAGCACTTTGATCAATTACGTGAAAAACATATGAAGAAGATATAAAAATCCATCTTAAAGTAGGTTTATATATATTTTTTTCAATACTCAACCAGTTTAAAGTAGGATTCATGTAAACAATCTTTCCTTCTATTTCCTTTGTCAAATATTTTTTAGTCAATAGATATAAGATGATTCCTAATACTATATTGATCAAAGAACTTTTCATATGACTCCATGTATAGAAATGCTGGATAGAAAAATGTCCTTCTCCTAATTCATCTGTTGCATATCCTATGATATTCATCATATTTTGAGGATTTATTCCTATATAAATAATCAATATACTTAAAATCAACATAGGAAATAGTGCTCTTTTTTTGATAAAACTTCTCCATTGACCTTTGTATTTTTCATTGTTTTCTATAAATACAGTAACAAATATTTTTAACATATAAGCTACAGTAAAAACACTACTAATAGTAAAAATCACTTCTGCTACAGTCCATCCTATATTGTGATACAAATGATGTGCCTCAGCTAAAGCTATATGAAGTAACGTCTTACTAATATATCCATTAG
This window encodes:
- a CDS encoding NADH-dependent [FeFe] hydrogenase, group A6, encoding MNEEKMIHISINDMPLEVKEGITILEAAHKAGVKIPTLCHLDLHDLKLANKVASCRVCTVELIGKNSLVPACVTKVSEGMVIHTDSIRAIKTRRMAVELLLSNHPNECFTCPKNLECELQSLAKELGVREIKWLGERKKFEKDLSSDAIVKDPNKCIMCRRCETMCNEVQTCGILSAIGRGFKAFVGPAFDIPMAESSCTYCGQCVSVCPTAALTEVNHTDKVWKALADPDKHVVVQTAPAIRVAIGELFGMDAGTIATGKMVTALKRMNFDAVFDTDFGADLTIMEEATEFMHRMEHGGTLPMLTSCCPAWVKFIEHQFPELLDVPSTCRSPHIMFGTIAKTYYAQKHNLDPKNIVVVSVMPCIAKKAEAKRPELTKDYQTDVDIVITTRELGAMIKEAGIDFKNLPDSEFDHPLGETTGASVIFGTTGGVIEAAMRTAYEWITGEELKEVEFTQLRGMEGIREATVKIKDKDVRIGIAHGLGNARIILEKIRDGKSPYDAIEIMACPGGCIGGGGQPFHHGNDEIVRKRQQAIYEEDRNKKIRKSHENTEVLRLYKEFLGEPYGEKAHKLLHTHYEKKDRI
- a CDS encoding complex I subunit 5 family protein — encoded protein: MFDQTALILILVIPFIGAIFGWLIGRKNETYRDLFNILMTALEFLIVLFLYKRVMKEPILLFIPDIMGTGLSLRLDAFRYIFVFITTFIWVLTTMYSTQYLIHYKKRNRYYSFFMLTLFSTIGIFISENILNLFAFFEIMSFTSYALIIHDEDQYAHEAGKSYLAMAIGAGLVLLMGLFILYDYTGTLNISELGMKMKKIGNIQYLISGLMIIGFGTKASMFPLHVWLPKAHPAAPTPASAILSGILIKTGIFGIIVTVWMIEIDETLSTILFVLGLVNMFLGGFLALFQRNIKRILAYSSMSQAGYILVGIGLYGLLKDHKSVAIYGTLYHIVNHAIFKVLLFMGAGIIYMVLHELSINKIKGFGKNKTKLKAVFFIGLLAIIGMPGFNGFISKTILHEALGVAHHMYHNIWFTIAEIIFTLSSSFTVAYLLKIFITVFVEKNEQYNGQLKHLVKKRAIFPMATLAGVIVYIGIFPNSISPILQKAIYIFGTSKYTPIHFYKPAYIISSIKTIFIGVLIYIIFVQKVLRKEVEGEKIYINPSLNWFNLERDLYKPVLVYTFRFTSAIFHFIDRIVVDFVYLTQGVIQSISGIQIQPKKYKKQKIRRFSIQYIIKDMKFEFKSLQEVIEEIGKSVNSLRYAVFIVAILLASLLVFLVV